One region of Oryza glaberrima chromosome 7, OglaRS2, whole genome shotgun sequence genomic DNA includes:
- the LOC127778692 gene encoding beta-amyrin 28-monooxygenase-like: MDSSILPALLIALFIPILHLVTRFKYSSYNLPPGSLGFPFVGQSISFLRALRSNTDHQWYQGRIGKYGPVSKMWLFGSPAVLMAGPAANRFIFSNKDLLFTGTRSMNLLSGRNILMLSGEELKQVRGALQNFLSPEMVIRYVSKMDEEVRRHVKGNWVGHKTVKVLPLAKRLTLDIICSVIFGQEAGSVREALATDFPAMVRAALSIPVKIPFTRFSRGLSASQRIRKLLRGIARERETLLQQQQAHGASAADDFFAYMLALRAEGAHSLTVEDIVDNAIFLLIAGYETTSVLITFMLWHLDKEPEALAKITEEQDEIARNKGPEDALTWDDVSRMKYTWKVAMETLRTIPPIFGSFRTATRDIEYQGYHIPKGWMVFTAQSVTHLDANIFPEPSNFDPARFENNSSIPPYCFVPFGGGPRMCPGNEFARTETLVTMHYLVTQFRWKLCCKEESYKKDPSPTPLLGLPVELEPRCLPENAHA, translated from the exons ATGGATTCATCCATTCTTCCTGCTCTGCTGATTGCCCTGTTCATACCCATCCTCCACCTTGTCACCCGATTCAAGTACTCATCCTACAATCTCCCTCCAGGCTCACTTGGCTTCCCATTCGTTGGCCAGAGCATCTCCTTCCTCCGGGCCCTTCGCAGTAACACTGATCACCAATGGTACCAAGGCAGGATCGGCAAGTATGGTCCTGTGTCCAAGATGTGGCTGTTTGGCTCACCTGCAGTCCTGATGGCCGGACCTGCAGCCAACCGCTTCATATTCAGCAACAAGGACCTGCTCTTCACGGGGACAAGGTCGATGAACCTCCTTAGCGGCCGGAATATACTGATGCTCTCAGGCGAGGAGCTGAAGCAAGTCCGTGGCGCACTGCAGAATTTCTTAAGCCCAGAAATGGTAATCAGGTATGTCTCTAAGATGGATGAGGAAGTCAGGAGGCATGTTAAGGGGAATTGGGTTGGACACAAGACTGTCAAG GTTCTTCCTTTGGCAAAGAGGCTCACATTGGACATCATCTGCTCGGTCATCTTCGGACAAGAGGCAGGTTCTGTCAGAGAAGCCCTTGCCACCGACTTCCCGGCGATGGTGAGGGCTGCGCTGTCGATTCCAGTGAAGATACCTTTCACCAGGTTCAGCAGGGGCCTGAGTGCGAGCCAAAGGATCAGGAAGTTGCTCAGGGGGATCGCTCGTGAGAGAGAGACGctcttgcagcagcagcaggctcATGGCGCTTCAGCAGCTGACGATTTCTTCGCATACATGCTCGCCTTGCGTGCTGAAGGTGCGCACTCGCTCACGGTCGAGGACATCGTGGACAACGCGATCTTCCTTCTGATCGCAGGCTATGAGACGACATCTGTTCTAATCACATTCATGCTCTGGCACCTGGACAAGGAGCCAGAAGCCCTTGCCAAGATAACTGAGG AGCAAGATGAGATTGCCAGGAACAAGGGACCTGAGGATGCTCTAACCTGGGATGATGTTTCAAGGATGAAGTACACATGGAAGGTGGCAATGGAGACACTGCGAACAATCCCTCCAATTTTTGGGAGCTTCAGAACAGCTACCAGAGACATCGAATACCAGGGCTATCACATTCCAAAAGGTTGGATG GTATTCACAGCCCAATCTGTTACACATTTGGATGCAAATATTTTCCCTGAGCCAAGCAATTTCGACCCTGCTCGATTCGAGAACAACTCTTCGATTCCTCCTTATTGCTTTGTGCCATTTGGGGGAGGTCCGAGAATGTGTCCTGGAAATGAGTTTGCAAGGACTGAGACATTGGTGACCATGCACTACTTGGTGACACAGTTCAGGTGGAAGCTGTGCTGCAAGGAAGAAAGCTACAAGAAAGATCCGTCTCCGACGCCTCTTCTTGGACTCCCAGTTGAACTGGAGCCGAGATGCCTCCCTGAAAATGCTCATGCTTAA
- the LOC127780255 gene encoding LOW QUALITY PROTEIN: cytochrome P450 716A75 (The sequence of the model RefSeq protein was modified relative to this genomic sequence to represent the inferred CDS: inserted 1 base in 1 codon; deleted 2 bases in 1 codon) has translation MGLWLKLSQSAARPNDPLTWNDVSRMKYTWKMAMETLRTVPALLRSFQTTTKDIEYWGYHIPYPKTRQVFTAQIVTHLNANFFDDPSKFDPFRFDEMSSIPPYCFVPFGGGPTMCPGNEFARTETLVXLRYLVRQFRWKLCCKEEGYRNATPMPVLGLPIELETRSPPDYAHA, from the exons ATGGGCCTTTGGCTCAAGCTGTCACAATCGGCGGCCA GACCTAATGACCCTTTGACCTGGAATGATGTTTCAAGGATGAAGTACACATGGAAGATGGCAATGGAGACGCTACGGACAGTTCCTGCACTTTTAAGAAGCTTCCAAACAACAACCAAAGACATCGAGTACTGGGGCTATCACATTCCATACCCAAAGAC CAGGCAGGTCTTCACTGCTCAAATTGTCACACATTTGAACgcaaattttttt gacgACCCAAGCAAGTTTGACCCTTTTAGATTTGATGAAATGTCTTCAATCCCACCTTATTGCTTTGTGCCATTTGGGGGCGGTCCTACGATGTGCCCTGGAAACGAATTCGCGAGGACTGAAACATTGG GCTTGCGTTACCTAGTGAGGCAATTCCGGTGGAAATTGTGCTGCAAGGAAGAAGGTTACAGGAATGCTACTCCGATGCCTGTTCTTGGACTCCCAATTGAACTTGAGACCAGAAGTCCCCCTGATTATGCTCATGCTTAA